The genomic region TCTGTTTTTCGTGATGGGCTACAAAAACTCAAAGAAAAGCTCACTTGTCTAGTCGATTTTCGAGAGTATCTGCTCAAGCGCTTTCCTAAAAAATCAACTATTTTTAAAATTGTCTAGTAGTATATATATTATTATATTCTTCTATACTCATTGCTCGGTAAAGATAATCATAATTAGGATCTTCTTCTGGTGCTTCAAATACTTTAGTAGGTTGTTGTGGTATAAACTTTTTATCTTTATACTTTTCCCATTCTTTAGTATCTTCATAATCTTTATCATATTTTGCATAAGCATGATAGCCCGGAGGATTGTTTGCATCATAGATTTGCTCTGCATCTTCATATTCCTTTTTGGTTGCCTTTGGAGATTTTATATCAATAGGAATACGATAAACATAATAAGTAGGAAGTAAAACTCTATTACCCCATTGATCTTGCATATACTGAGGTCCTGTTGATACAGGTGGTGGACGAGGAACACTTGTTCCTCCACTCAAAGCAGATTCCTTAGCTGCATCCATTGCCATCTGTCTTAATAGCATAGGATCTGTTCTAGTCATACTTTGAGTATTGGCTTGGGTTGGAGTTTGCAATCCTTCCAAATCAATAAGGCCAATAGGGCTATTTCCTGCAAACTCATAAGGAGTGTACCAAGGGAATTTTGCAGTCAATGGATCAACACTCAAGAACTTCCCAACAGCCGCATTATAAATTCTAAATCCATAATCATAGTTATTCTGGAAATCTTTATCCTTCTCCTTGCCGTTATAGCCATAACGATAGTCATTATAAGTCATACCTGACATCTCCAACCCAAAAGCATAGTAGTTAGCATAGCTTTTCAAGGCTACCTGTAAAGTATTTCCACTGCGATAATCGCCTATCACAGCTCGTACGTCACCTAAGTGGTCAGTCAATTCATAGTCTTTCAGACCAAGCTTCCGAGTAAAGATAGTATTGCTAGCAGTGCTGCTAGTTAATGGTTTTAATAATCCCAAACGTCTGGAACCATATAAATAAATCTCTTTCTGTAATGGATTAGAAACTGTAGTGCTGGTAGTACTTACAGCTTCATAAACGGAGAGTACATTACCCTGGTTATCCCGTACATAATAGGTTGTTTTTGCTTCGGTTATCTTGCCCGTATTGTCTCTGGTTTCAGTGGCTTTTACTGTTCGGTTAACAGCTGCGTCATACTGATAGGTGACCTGTGTAACCACAGTCCTTTCTCCTACTTTACGCACACTTTCTACCTTACCTCTGTCTCATGCAAGTTGCAAAATATATAAGGTATATAGTAAAACATTGCTGTTTTATACACCTCACTAAATTATTCCCTACTTTTGACGCTGATAAGCCACCTGTTTATGAGTTCAAAAAAAGAAGCGAATCAATACGATAAAATATTCAAAGAAAACCTCGAATCAGTTACTTTGGCTCTGGTTGAGAAAGTACTTCATATTGAAGTCGCCAATTATGAGAAAGTAACAG from Xanthocytophaga agilis harbors:
- a CDS encoding RHS repeat-associated core domain-containing protein, with the translated sequence MRKVGERTVVTQVTYQYDAAVNRTVKATETRDNTGKITEAKTTYYVRDNQGNVLSVYEAVSTTSTTVSNPLQKEIYLYGSRRLGLLKPLTSSTASNTIFTRKLGLKDYELTDHLGDVRAVIGDYRSGNTLQVALKSYANYYAFGLEMSGMTYNDYRYGYNGKEKDKDFQNNYDYGFRIYNAAVGKFLSVDPLTAKFPWYTPYEFAGNSPIGLIDLEGLQTPTQANTQSMTRTDPMLLRQMAMDAAKESALSGGTSVPRPPPVSTGPQYMQDQWGNRVLLPTYYVYRIPIDIKSPKATKKEYEDAEQIYDANNPPGYHAYAKYDKDYEDTKEWEKYKDKKFIPQQPTKVFEAPEEDPNYDYLYRAMSIEEYNNIYTTRQF